Within the Rhizobium grahamii genome, the region TGTGCGAATGATGGCGGTATGGTCATGAACGTGCTCCCTGTCGTGCCGGAGGCCTGCGGAGTGCAGACCGTCCCCGGCATCGGTGCGCTTGGCGCGGGTGTCTGTGGTTCGATAGGACTGGTGGGGTCTATTATTCGAGATCGGCGTCGATGCGCTCGATCAGGCCGGCGGAATTGATCGCGATCTTCAGGGTGCCGATCTCGTGTCCGAAATCGCCGGTGAAATCCAGCCGGACGCTCGAATGGAAGGTGTCCAATTCTTCCATGGATAGCAGCTTGCTGCTGGTGCTGTAGCCGACAAAGAACCGCTCGAGGTATTGGCGGACACCAGTACGACCAACGAAGGCGTTGCCAACCGAAGCATCGTCGATGACAGCGTCGGTTGCAAACAGGGACAATGCCCCTTCGACGTCAAAGGCATTGGCGGTCGCGATGAAGGATTCGACGAGCTTCTGCATGGTACCGAGCTCCTCAGACATCGGTGATCGTCGTATTGGCGATGGTCTGCGCGAAGCCGCTTCCGAACAGAGCTGCAGGCGTCTGGAAGCCGGGGCGGGCTTCGCCGCCCAGAACACGCCGACCTGCCTCGGCTGCCGCCATTGCCGTGAACGTGTAGCCGTTGACCGTATCGAGGGTGGAGCGGGTGATCGTTCCATCTGCGCCGGCAACTTCGACGGACGCCTGGTAGCGGTTCGCCAGCCGTTCCTCTTCGCTTGGGCCGTCCGGGAGGGTCGATAGATCCCCTTGCGGGAAACCATCACCGGTGACATGCACGAAGGTCTCGACGTTGGGAACGGCCGTCGCCCTCCAGATCGTTATGAGATCGGGTAGCGTCACCGGGAAGCAGTCCACCGCCCCCTTGCCGAAATCGAACTTGCGGATGCCGTCGGCGGCAATGGCGACAAGCTTGCCGTCCACCCGCGCCAGGGTCTCGACGGTGACGTTCTCGCTGGCGCTGATCGCCGATCCGCGTGACAGTCCACCCGCCACGTGCAGCGCGATCCTGATCTTGCGAGGATTCTCCACTCGCAGAACCGCATGTCCAGCGAGGCTACCGAGCATGGCGACACTGCCACCGCCACCCGGCATGAGCATCACGCCCGCGGCCTTCGCCCTGTCGTCCAAGGTCTCGGCCAGACGATAGCTGTCGAGTTCGGCAGCCGTGTCGAGATAGTGGATACCGTTGCGGATCGACGCGGTCATCAGGGCGTTGGCCGTGCGCATAAACGGGCCGGCGCAATTCAAGAGAACGGAGATGCCGGCCAGACCTGCACCGATCGCTGCAGCATCGTCGAGACCGAAGACGCGGTATTCGACGCCGAGTTCTGCAGAAAGCGTCGAAAGGGTCGCTTCGTTGCGGCCGGCGAGAACAAGCGGCGTGCCGGCCGCCTTCGCATGCTCTGCCGCAATGCGGCCGGTATAGCCGGTCGCGCCGTAGATCATCAGTTTTGTCATGTCAGTGCTGCCATTCCTTGTAGACGAATTCGAGACTGTAGCCGTCCGGGTCGCGAACTTGGGCGGCGTAGTAGCGGGGGTCGTAGTGGAGCTGTCCTCCCGGCGGATGGATTTCCGATGCGCCTGCCATCATGGCGGCGGCGAAGGCGGCATCGACCTGGAAGGTGCCATCGGCGATGAAGCCGACATGGACTGCGCGGCCTTCGACCACGCCTTCGCGGAGCCAGAAGAATACCCGGCCGTTCGCGCCGAACCCTTAAGATCCGGATGACCGGGAGGGCCGTCCTTCCCCTCGTAGTCATGGGCGTGAACGATGCCGAGTGGGGCCAGCGCCGCCTCGTAGAAGGCGATGGAGCGATTGATGTCGCTGACTGAAATGAAGACATGGTCGAGCATATCGCTCTCCTTCGTTCAGATGATGTAGCCGCCCGCGACCTCGATGTTTTGGGCGTTGATCCAGCGGTTCTCGGCGGAAAGGAGACTGGCGACAACGCCACCGATATCTTCAGGCTCGCCAACGCGGCCGAGTGCGGTCTGGCCTGCAAGCATCGCCTCGAACTCGTCGTTCAGGCCGCCGCCGAGTTCGGTGCGGATTGCGCCGGGCGCGATCGAGTTCGCCCGGATGCGCCGCTCGCCGAACTCCTTGGCCATGTAGCGGGTCAGGACTTCCAGGCCACCCTTGAAGGCCGCGTAGGGGGCGACGCCTGCAGTCGCCACGCGCGTGGTAGCACTGGTGATGTTGATGATCTGGCCACCGTCGGCCATCAGCGGCAACAGGATCTGGGTCAGAAAGAACGGCCCCTTGAGATGGACGTTGAACAGCCCATCGAATTGCTCTTCCGTGACTGTCGCGATCGGATTGAACAGGCCGTATCCTGCATTGTTGACGAGATAATCGAAATCGTCCCGACCAAAGACGGACCGAAGTTTCGAAGCGACTGCATCACGAAACGCGGGGAATGCGCCGACGTCGGCGACGTCGAGCTTCAGGGCAAAGGCCTTGCCGCCGCCCTCAGCGATCGTCTTCACGACATCGTCCGCCTTTGCAGGGTTGCTGTTGTAGGTCACGACGACGCCCATTCCTTTGCGGGCGCATTCGATGGCTGTGCTGGCTCCGAGACCCCGGCTTCCCCCGGTGACGATGACAATCTTCATGGCCGTTTCCTTGGCTGTTTGTTGTGCCCTGAAGCTAGGCCTGTGCCGTCCCGCCCGCTCACCTATTCCTCTCCGAAGCTTGCCTATTTCTGCTTTCCGCTTGCGGAGGCGTTCCCGAACTGTCACGGTCACCTCCATGCAAAAACAACTTCAGGAACTGCGCGCTCTGGCATCGACGGCGGAAAACCGCCGAACAGAAACGGGAATTCCTCGTGTTGCGATGGTCCAGGGCGAGATCCCGGAGCATCGGCTTTCAGCCGTCTACGAGCCGATGATCAACCTAATCCTGACTGGCTCGAAGACGATGACGGTCGGTGAGCGGACATTCGCCTACGACCCGGCGACGTATTTCGTCATGTCGGTCGATCTTCCGGCGGTGGGGTCGGTTCACCCTTCGGTGGCGGGGGAACCCTACCTCGCGGTCAGCCTGACACTCCATCCGCCAACGGTCGCCGCCCTCATCAGCGATCTGCCCGTGCAGGTCTGCAGCAAGCTGTTCGGCTGCGGCTTCTCCGTCGCGCCGGTCAACGACGAGTTCCTCGACGCCTGGGTGCGGATGCTCCGGCTGATGGACCGTCCGGACGAAGTCTCCGTGCTTGCGCCTGCCTACGAGCGTGAGATCCTTTTCAGGGTGCTGCAAGGACCGCTCGGCTGGATGCTGCGGGACATTGCCGCGCCAGATGCCGCACTGTCGCGGATCGGCGTTTCGATCCAATGGATTCGAGAAAATTTCGCCAAGCCGCTGAGGGTCGAGGCTCTTGCGGAAATGGCGGCTCTCAGCGTCTCGGCGTTCCATCGACACTTCAAGGCAATCACGGCGCTGAGCCCGATCCAGTATCAGAAGCAAGTCCGGCTACTGCATGCGCGCACGCTTTTGATGGCTGGAGAAGGAACGGCAACGTCGGTCGCCTTCGGCGTCGGCTATGAAAGCCCAAACCAGTTCAGCCGGGAATACGCAAGGCAGTTCGGGCTACCACCCTCGAAGGATATTG harbors:
- a CDS encoding nuclear transport factor 2 family protein, which translates into the protein MQKLVESFIATANAFDVEGALSLFATDAVIDDASVGNAFVGRTGVRQYLERFFVGYSTSSKLLSMEELDTFHSSVRLDFTGDFGHEIGTLKIAINSAGLIERIDADLE
- a CDS encoding saccharopine dehydrogenase family protein → MTKLMIYGATGYTGRIAAEHAKAAGTPLVLAGRNEATLSTLSAELGVEYRVFGLDDAAAIGAGLAGISVLLNCAGPFMRTANALMTASIRNGIHYLDTAAELDSYRLAETLDDRAKAAGVMLMPGGGGSVAMLGSLAGHAVLRVENPRKIRIALHVAGGLSRGSAISASENVTVETLARVDGKLVAIAADGIRKFDFGKGAVDCFPVTLPDLITIWRATAVPNVETFVHVTGDGFPQGDLSTLPDGPSEEERLANRYQASVEVAGADGTITRSTLDTVNGYTFTAMAAAEAGRRVLGGEARPGFQTPAALFGSGFAQTIANTTITDV
- a CDS encoding VOC family protein; its protein translation is MVEGRAVHVGFIADGTFQVDAAFAAAMMAGASEIHPPGGQLHYDPRYYAAQVRDPDGYSLEFVYKEWQH
- a CDS encoding SDR family NAD(P)-dependent oxidoreductase: MKIVIVTGGSRGLGASTAIECARKGMGVVVTYNSNPAKADDVVKTIAEGGGKAFALKLDVADVGAFPAFRDAVASKLRSVFGRDDFDYLVNNAGYGLFNPIATVTEEQFDGLFNVHLKGPFFLTQILLPLMADGGQIINITSATTRVATAGVAPYAAFKGGLEVLTRYMAKEFGERRIRANSIAPGAIRTELGGGLNDEFEAMLAGQTALGRVGEPEDIGGVVASLLSAENRWINAQNIEVAGGYII
- a CDS encoding AraC family transcriptional regulator; the protein is MQKQLQELRALASTAENRRTETGIPRVAMVQGEIPEHRLSAVYEPMINLILTGSKTMTVGERTFAYDPATYFVMSVDLPAVGSVHPSVAGEPYLAVSLTLHPPTVAALISDLPVQVCSKLFGCGFSVAPVNDEFLDAWVRMLRLMDRPDEVSVLAPAYEREILFRVLQGPLGWMLRDIAAPDAALSRIGVSIQWIRENFAKPLRVEALAEMAALSVSAFHRHFKAITALSPIQYQKQVRLLHARTLLMAGEGTATSVAFGVGYESPNQFSREYARQFGLPPSKDIVRLRGEAV